From the genome of Arvicola amphibius chromosome 9, mArvAmp1.2, whole genome shotgun sequence:
GTGGTGTCTTCTGAGTGGTGAGCGCTGGCTTCCAGCTTAGCTCCAGGAGGGGCAGCTGTGGGATCGAGAGGGACACACCCTGCTGGGCCAAATACATCATTGGGGTGCTGATCTTTGGGGAGGTGACCTGATTCTGGAAGCCAACACCAGTCCCTCCTCAATGGCCTGTGACAGGATTGTTCTGTTCTCAAGTTTATTCCCAAATAGGACATTTTCCCTTGGAGCCCTGGGACCAGCAGCAACATTCACCCTCAGCAGGGCACTTGCGATGACCATGAGTCTGTGACTGGGAAGCCCACAGGCTGTGACCCTACACAGGAACCACAGGCAGCTGAGCAGTTCTCAGGGGTGTGAAAAATATTCTTCCCCAGGGAGGCGCACACCAACTTGTTATCCAatcccaaatggtcagccctaaaaacatacatacaataactTTGCAGATGAGAAGGGTGTGTTCATGTATTTAGGAATGTataagtatatgcatatatgtatataacaattaACAACAAAAgcagccatgaatttgaaaagagagcaaggaggagtatGTAAGAAGGCTGGGTGTGTCAATGATACAATTATATCACAATCACAAAAACTAAAAGAGTCTCACTGGCTGTATAAACCATACTTAAGAGTTTGTTTctagtgggagagagaaagaaagattaaggattagggtgggaggagaggtgtGGAAGATCTGTGTGGagctgagggaagggaaactgtgatcagaagaTTTCGTATGAAAAAGTCTATTTTCGATAGCAATAAAGAGAATACCGTGGAGGTAAAATGACCAATCAACCTCCACATCCTTTCAGGTTCTGTAGGGCATAGATGAGGGCTAAAAAGAAGTGTGGGCACCTCCTCTCCTGTTAAGTCTGGATGTGGTAATTCGATCTGCCCTGTTTGGTTGATAATCATGGgatcctgcccttttctgaagagaaaggggaggaggagtggataaggagggcgggggagggactgggaggagaggagggagggggaaatggtgcAGGatgtaaaggaaggaaggagggagggagggagggagggagggaggagggagggagggggaaatggtgcAGGatgtaaaggaaggaaggaaggagggaaggagggagggagggagggagggagggaggagggagggaggggaaatggtgCAGGatgtaaaggaaggaaggagagagggagggaggagggagggagggagggagggaggagggagggagggagggagggagggagattccCCCGGAGTTCATCCCTCTGTCCTCCTTTAACCCTGGTCAACTACTTGGGCAGGGCTGTGTGTTCTTCAGCGCTGAGGGTTGTGGTGACGTCAGAGGTGGGCGGGGCGAGCCTGGGTCTGCTCATCTGTGGCCGCTGAGGGACTCGGGGACTCAGGCGTCTTGACTCCAGAGAagatcattcctgtctccacagcTCGGTTCTTGGAACAAGTTAAATTCGAGTGTCATTTCTACAACGGGACGCAGCGCGTGCGGTATCTGGCCAGAGTCATCTACAACCGGGAGGAGTACGCGCGCTTCGACAGCGACGTGGGCGAATTCCGCGCGGTGACCGAGCTGGGGCGGCGCTCAGCCGAGTACTGGAACAGCCAGAAGGAGCTCCTGGAGCAGAAGCGGGCCGCGGTGGACACGTACTGCAGACACAACTACGGGGTTGGAGAGAGCTTCACTGTGCAGCGGAGAGGTGAGATGTGAGGGGGACTGTGAGGAAGCAGTAGGAGGATNNNNNNNNNNNNNNNNNNNNNNNNNNNNNNNNNNNNNNNNNNNNNNNNNNNNNNNNNNNNNNNNNNNNNNNNNNNNNNNNNNNNNNNNNNNNNNNNNNNNNNNNNNNNNNNNNNNNNNNNNNNNNNNNNNNNNNNNNNNNNNNNNNNNNNNNNNNNNNNNNNNNNNNNNNNNNNNNNNNNNNNNNNNNNNNNNNNNNNNNNNNNNNNNNNNNNNNNNNNNNNNNNNNNNNNNNNNNNNNNNNNNNNNNNNNNNNNNNNNNNNNNNNNNNNNNNNNNNNNNNNNNNNNNNNNNNNNNNNNNNNNNNNNNNNNNNNNNNNNNNNNNNNNNNNNNNNNNNNNNNNNNNNNNNNNNNNNNNNNNNNNNNNNNNNNNNNNNNNNNNNNNNNNNNNNNNNNNNNNNNNNNNNNNNNNNNNNNNNNNNNNNNNNNNNNNNNNNNNNNNNNNNNNNNNNNNNNNNNNNNNNNNNNNNNNNNNNNNNNNNNNNNNNNNNNNNNNNNNNNNNNNNNNNNNNNNNNNNNNNNNNNNNNNNNNNNNNNNNNNNNNNNNNNNNNNNNNNNNNNNNNNNNNNNNNNNNNNNNNNNNNNNNNNNNNNNNNNNNNNNNNNNNNNNNNNNNNNNNNNNNNNNNNNNNNNNNNNNNNNNNNNNNNNNNNNNNNNNNNNNNNNNNNNNNNNNNNNNNNNNNNNNNNNNNNNNNNNNNNNNNNNNNNNNNNNNNNNNNNNNNNNNNNNNNNNNNNNNNNNNNNNNNNNNNNNNNNNNNNNNNNNNNNNNNNNNNNNNNNNNNNNNNNNNNNNNNNNNNNNNNNNNNNNNNNNNNNNNNNNNNNNNNNNNNNNNNNNNNNNNNNNNNNNNNNNNNNNNNNNNNNNNNNNNNNNNNNNNNNNNNNNNNNNNNNNNNNNNNNNNNNNNNNNNNNNNNNNNNNNNNNNNNNNNNNNNNNNNNNNNNNNNNNNNNNNNNNNNNNNNNNNNNNNNNNNNNNNNNNNNNNNNNNNNNNNNNNNNNNNNNNNNNNNNNNNNNNNNNNNNNNNNNNNNNNNNNNNNNNNNNNNNNNNNNNNNNNNNNNNNNNNNNNNNNNNNNNNNNNNNNNNNNNNNNNNNNNNNNNNNNNNNNNNNNNNNNNNNNNNNNNNNNNNNNNNNNNNNNNNNNNNNNNNNNNNNNNNNNNNNNNNNNNNNNNNNNNNNNNNNNNNNNNNNNNNNNNNNNNNNNNNNNNNNNNNNNNNNNNNNNNNNNNNNNNNNNNNNNNNNNNNNNNNNNNNNNNNNNNNNNNNNNNNNNNNNNNNNNNNNNNNNNNNNNNNNNNNNNNNNNNNNNNNNNNNNNNNNNNNNNNNNNNNNNNNNNNNNNNNNNNNNNNNNNNNNNNNNNNNNNNNNNNNNNNNNNNNNNNNNNNNNNNNNNNNNNNNNNNNNNNNNNNNNNNNNNNNNNNNNNNNNNNNNNNNNNNNNNNNNNNNNNNNNNNNNNNNNNNNNNNNNNNNNNNNNNNNNNNNNNNNNNNNNNNNNNNNNNNNNNNNNNNNNNNNNNNNNNNNNNNNNNNNNNNNNNNNNNNNNNNNNNNNNNNNNNNNNNNNNNNNNNNNNNNNNNNNNNNNNNNNNNNNNNNNNNNNNNNNNNNNNNNNNNNNNNNNNNNNNNNNNNNNNNNNNNNNNNNNNNNNNNNNNNNNNNNNNNNNNNNNNNNNNNNNNNNNNNNNNNNNNNNNNNNNNNNNNNNNNNNNNNNNNNNNNNNNNNNNNNNNNNNNNNNNNNNNNNNNNNNNNNNNNNNNNNNNNNNNNNNNNNNNNNNNNNNNNNNNNNNNNNNNNNNNNNNNNNNNNNNNNNNNNNNNNNNNNNNNNNNNNNNNNNNNNNNNNNNNNNNNNNNNNNNNNNNNNNNNNNNNNNNNNNNNNNNNNNNNNNNNNNNNNNNNNNNNNNNNNNNNNNNNNNNNNNNNNNNNNNNNNNNNNNNNNNNNNNNNNNNNNNNNNNNNNNNNNNNNNNNNNNNNNNNNNNNNNNNNNNNNNNNNNNNNNNNNNNNNNNNNNNNNNNNNNNNNNNNNNNNNNNNNNNNNNNNNNNNNNNNNNNNNNNNNNNNNNNNNNNNNNNNNNNNNNNNNNNNNNNNNNNNNNNNNNNNNNNNNNNNNNNNNNNNNNNNNNNNNNNNNNNNNNNNNNNNNNNNNNNNNNNNNNNNNNNNNNNNNNNNNNNNNNNNNNNNNNNNNNNNNNNNNNNNNNNNNNNNNNNNNNNNNNNNNNNNNNNNNNNNNNNNNNNNNNNNNNNNNNNNNNNNNNNNNNNNNNNNNNNNNNNNNNNNNNNNNNNNNNNNNNNNNNNNNNNNNNNNNNNNNNNNNNNNNNNNNNNNNNNNNNNNNNNNNNNNNNNNNNNNNNNNNNNNNNNNNNNNNNNNNNNNNNNNNNNNNNNNNNNNNNNNNNNNNNNNNNNNNNNNNNNNNNNNNNNNNNNNNNNNNNNNNNNNNNNNNNNNNNNNNNNNNNNNNNNNNNNNNNNNNNNNNNNNNNNNNNNNNNNNNNNNNNNNNNNNNNNNNNNNNNNNNNNNNNNNNNNNNNNNNNNNNNNNNNNNNNNNNNNNNNNNNNNNNNNNNNNNNNNNNNNNNNNNNNNNNNNNNNNNNNNNNNNNNNNNNNNNNNNNNNNNNNNNNNNNNNNNNNNNNNNNNNNNNNNNNNNNNNNNNNNNNNNNNNNNNNNNNNNNNNNNNNNNNNNNNNNNNNNNNNNNNNNNNNNNNNNNNNNNNNNNNNNNNNNNNNNNNNNNNNNNNNNNNNNNNNNNNNNNNNNNNNNNNNNNNNNNNNNNNNNNNNNNNNNNNNNNNNNNNNNNNNNNNNNNNNNNNNNNNNNNNNNNNNNNNNNNNNNNNNNNNNNNNNNNNNNNNNNNNNNNNNNNNNNNNNNNNNNNNNNNNNNNNNNNNNNNNNNNNNNNNNNNNNNNNNNNNNNNNNNNNNNNNNNNNNNNNNNNNNNNNNNNNNNNNNNNNNNNNNNNNNNNNNNNNNNNNNNNNNNNNNNNNNNNNNNNNNNNNNNNNNNNNNNNNNNNNNNNNNNNNNNNNNNNNNNNNNNNNNNNNNNNNNNNNNNNNNNNNNNNNNNNNNNNNNNNNNNNNNNNNNNNNNNNNNNNNNNNNNNNNNNNNNNNNNNNNNNNNNNNNNNNNNNNNNNNNNNNNNNNNNNNNNNNNNNNNNNNNNNNNNNNNNNNNNNNNNNNNNNNNNNNNNNNNNNNNNNNNNNNNNNNNNNNNNNNNNNNNNNNNNNNNNNNNNNNNNNNNNNNNNNNNNNNNNNNNNNNNNNNNNNNNNNNNNNNNNNNNNNNNNNNNNNNNNNNNNNNNNNNNNNNNNNNNNNNNNNNNNNNNNNNNNNNNNNNNNNNNNNNNNNNNNNNNNNNNNNNNNNNNNNNNNNNNNNNNNNNNNNNNNNNNNNNNNNNNNNNNNNNNNNNNNNNNNNNNNNNNNNNNNNNNNNNNNNNNNNNNNNNNNNNNNNNNNNNNNNNNNNNNNNNNNNNNNNNNNNNNNNNNNNNNNNNNNNNNNNNNNNNNNNNNNNNNNNNNNNNNNNNNNNNNNNNNNNNNNNNNNNNNNNNNNNNNNNNNNNNNNNNNNNNNNNNNNNNNNNNNNNNNNNNNNNNNNNNNNNNNNNNNNNNNNNNNNNNNNNNNNNNNNNNNNNNNNNNNNNNNNNNNNNNNNNNNNNNNNNNNNNNNNNNNNNNNNNNNNNNNNNNNNNNNNNNNNNNNNNNNNNNNNNNNNNNNNNNNNNNNNNNNNNNNNNNNNNNNNNNNNNNNNNNNNNNNNNNNNNNNNNNNNNNNNNNNNNNNNNNNNNNNNNNNNNNNNNNNNNNNNNNNNNNNNNNNNNNNNNNNNNNNNNNNNNNNNNNNNNNNNNNNNNNNNNNNNNNNNNNNNNNNNNNNNNNNNNNNNNNNNNNNNNNNNNNNNNNNNNNNNNNNNNNNNNNNNNNNNNNNNNNNNNNNNNNNNNNNNNNNNNNNNNNNNNNNNNNNNNNNNNNNNNNNNNNNNNNNNNNNNNNNNNNNNNNNNNNNNNNNNNNNNNNNNNNNNNNNNNNNNNNNNNNNNNNNNNNNNNNNNNNNNNNNNNNNNNNNNNNNNNNNNNNNNNNNNNNNNNNNNNNNNNNNNNNNNNNNNNNNNNNNNNNNNNNNNNNNNNNNNNNNNNNNNNNNNNNNNNNNNNNNNNNNNNNNNNNNNNNNNNNNNNNNNNNNNNNNNNNNNNNNNNNNNNNNNNNNNNNNNNNNNNNNNNNNNNNNNNNNNNNNNNNNNNNNNNNNNNNNNNNNNNNNNNNNNNNNNNNNNNNNNNNNNNNNNNNNNNNNNNNNNNNNNNNNNNNNNNNNNNNNNNNNNNNNNNNNNNNNNNNNNNNNNNNNNNNNNNNNNNNNNNNNNNNNNNNNNNNNNNNNNNNNNNNNNNNNNNNNNNNNNNNNNNNNNNNNNNNNNNNNNNNNNNNNNNNNNNNNNNNNNNNNNNNNNNNNNNNNNNNNNNNNNNNNNNNNNNNNNNNNNNNNNNNNNNNNNNNNNNNNNNNNNNNNNNNNNNNNNNNNNNNNNNNNNNNNNNNNNNNNNNNNNNNNNNNNNNNNNNNNNNNNNNNNNNNNNNNNNNNNNNNNNNNNNNNNNNNNNNNNNNNNNNNNNNNNNNNNNNNNNNNNNNNNNNNNNNNNNNNNNNNNNNNNNNNNNNNNNNNNNNNNNNNNNNNNNNNNNNNNNNNNNNNNNNNNNNNNNNNNNNNNNNNNNNNNNNNNNNNNNNNNNNNNNNNNNNNNNNNNNNNNNNNNNNNNNNNNNNNNNNNNNNNNNNNNNNNNNNNNNNNNNNNTCAGGGAGCTGAGCTGAGAACTAAAGCCTGTAAAGACACCCTAAGTCCAGGGACAACTGTGTTAGAATCTTAGTCCTGTCTGGAcctcagcctgtgtgtgtgtgtgtgtgtgtgtgtgtgtgtgtgtgtgtgtgtgtgaggggggggcaATCGTCACTGACAGGAGGCCAACCAGAGAGGACAGCTCCGCCCTCATGGCCTATTCTCACCTCCATTTCTCCTCTAGTTGAGCCCCAGGTGACTGTGTACCCAACAAAGACGCAGCCCCTGGAGCACCACAACCTCCTGGTCTGCTCTGTGAGCGGCTTCTACCCTGGCAACATTGAAGTCAGATGGTTCCGGAATGGCCAGGAGGAGAAGGCTGGGGTCGTGTCCACAGGCCTGATCCAGAATGGAGACTGGACCTTCCAGACCCTGGTGATGCTGGAGACGGTTCCTCAGAGTGGAGAGGTTTACACCTGCCATGTGGAGCATCCCAGCCTGACCAGCCCTGCCACAGTGGAGTGGAGTGAGTGGGAATCCCCACCACCCGGGAGGGGTGTGGCTTACCCCTGCCTGTcagctctctctgaccctgtGAAACCGCCCCCTATAGGGCGTGGCTTACCCCTGACTGTCAGATCTCTCTAACCCTCTAAATCCCTGCTCCCAGGAAGGGGGAGTGTCTTACCCCTGCCTGCTTTCTCAGCCCACACACTATTTCCAATGGTTCTGTGCTGTCCTCTCCTTAAGCATGGCTCACAGGGGTAGGTGTGTGATCTTCTACAAGCACCTTTGTCCCCAGAAAGCAGTTATGCCCCCACACACTCTCCTGAGCCTTCAGTGACATCACAGGCCCAGGGACCTGCCTGGCTCTGgctgcagcctctgcctctggctgggTTGTGTTTCTGCTGCTACTCATGCAGATGATGGACAAGGGGCAGCACAGGGTCATGGCTGACCTCAGGGACGTCCAGACTCAGCTCTGCCTTTGCTTAGCTCTGCCACCCTCAGGACTGTGCATCCTCAGAGCTCAGAGGCTTCCTGTCAGCTCAGCTCAGGGCAGCCGTATTAAGTCTCTTCATACTGTGAACCTATTGCTGTTTGATTGCTTCCAAACATCACCAAGAGTGTTCAAGTCCAGCTCCCCAAGAACAGACTTCTTTCTCAGTCTCAAAGCTGTGAGTCTCAAGGTCACAAGTGGATGTGAGATTTGGGATAAAAACCTCTAAACCTGGCTTCCTTTCTCAGGGGCTCAGTCCACATCTGCACAGAACAAGATGCTGAGTGGAGTCGGGGGCTTCGTGCTGGGTCTGCTCTTCCTTGGGCTGGGGCTGTTCATCTACTTCAGGAACCAGAAAGGTAAGAAGCCTGGTGGTGGCCAAGACTCCATAACATTTCAGGGAAGAGGCGTGCTTTGTTCTCAGGATGACACTGGCCCTATGACCTCAGGTTCAATGGGCTCTGAACCCAACAGTCTGTAGTTATTGGATTGAACTCTAAAGAGTGATAACATATGGAGATGGGAAAGTTAAAATGGTTCTGACTTCAGAACTGGGAACAGAGGAAGAGTTTAGGAAGAGCCACTGGGCTGATGTGTGCCTGAAGCTTCCTGAGCCACACTCCCCTCTGCCCTGGCTGCTGTGCTCTGTGCTGCCGGAGGGATCACGGGTGACAGATCTTCCTCTGGCCACTTAGTGTCTATTTTGTTCTCTTCTCTAGGACAGTCTGGACTCCAGCCGACAGGTAAAACCCTTCAGTCTTCCCTCAGAGACAGATCTGCTTTCCCTACAGTGTGGGCTGGGTTGTGAGGGACACCAGGCAGAAACTCAGGGGAAGATAGAGACCCCAGGGCCTGGTCAGGCAGTTTGCACTGAGTCTTGTTCCATTCACAAGTCCTGTGCTCTGAAGCAGTGTTGACCTGGGGCGTGAGACATTCTCTCTGCTCACTGCCATGCAGTCAGGAGAGGCCTGAAGTGGTGAGAGAAGATACTGCAGAGTTAGGTCTGTCTGGAAACTCCACTGTTCCCTGTGCTCTGCAGGACTCCTGAGCTGAGGTGACAAGGCTGAAGGAAGGAGCTCTCTTGCCACGAAATCATGACTTACCCAGCTGGCTCGAGTTCCTCCATTCACACTGCTGCCCCAGGACCTGGCTCCTCCTTGCTCTGGACCCTGCAGACCTGTTAACCCTGACAGCCTGCTTAGACCCTGCCTGGGCCTGCAGCCCTGGGACAGAggtctcctcccatttctcccctgCCCTTTGTCTGGAGCTTCTGAGCCCGGCTGCTGTCATGAGCTTTCTTACATTTtcctcaaataaacaaagaatgaaaatcaCCTGCTTCGGAGAGTTTCAAGAAGAAACAGCAAAGAGGAAGGAATGACCCAATGTTTGTTCAGGATAAGCATGACAGATTGggtataagaaataaaaatccagTGTTATACATTACTTGTTAATTAGAGTATTTTTCTGAATTGGATTGAATTTGAAAAGACAGCATCTGATAGATCAGACATGCTGTTTACACACAAGGGACTCCTGAGAGCTGTGCTAGAGGAGGGGGTGCTGCCGTGTCCCTGTCACAGTGTGGGTGAGGACACGGTCAAGGCGATGCTCTGAGTCCCAGGAGCTCCGTCCTTTGCTCTATGGAGCAGCTGGAGGTTCCATAGAGAAAGGCGCTTGCATTGGTTGAGAATCTGGAAGGTTCTGCTCTGAGGTTCAAACTGACGAGCCAGTCTCTGAACACCTGAGGatttcctctggcctctatggtaTGATTCTGCATGCCAGAGACCTTGTTGGGTGAGAACCAGAGGCCTCagggcaggtgagagacagacatgtCATGCAGGCAGAGCCCACGGGACTACACAGTGAATGCAGAGCTGACAGACCAACAGGCACATCCACAGGAAGTGTATACCGACACGTCCACATGGAGCAACCCGTTTTGCAGAGCTACAGGAACacctgtcttttggaaaagtcgcTGCCATATCTATAAAAACCTTGTGAGGCCATGattctcccttcaaaatgggattcattcccaaaacccctcagcagtgtgacttctCCTGCATAGGCATCAGACTAATCTGTTCCCCCACACCACGAGGCCTTAGAGACAACATTCCCTCTCCGTTCTAACAAATTTACAGAATCAGTCCCACAAATTTACCTGCTAAcaaaccacatagaaatttcttttttattgtttttatttagttatatattttatctgctccccttctttcctccccctcctcttctaccctgtcCCTTCTACCCTGGCTGGGAGCAGGTCTGCTTTGATTTGACCATCTGCTCTAAAGTGGAGGGCTAAGGGGGAGAGGTGAAGACCAGGCTGAAGGGAAGGTAGGGAGTGTGGGCAGttagaggcagagacacaaaGAGTTAATCAGCGTTATAAAgatttattcagttttcttgaacaTCTCCCATCGAACTGAAAAAATCCCATAGCGTTTTTTTACAAGTCACCAAGAGCGCATCCTCTCTCCACAATCTGGTTTTGCCGAGCTGACCGGAAGCTCCTGTACGTGGCCACGTTTTCTTGTCAACAAACCAGGAGCAGGAGTAGGGTCATCTGTAAGGAGAGGATGGCGTCATCTGTTAGGAGAGAGTGGCTGAGCCCTCCTGAGGTGGGGTCAACAAGATCTGAGAAAAGAACTCTGGCTCCCACTGAGTACAcatgtaataaattaaaaagggggGTAACATGTAGGAAGTTAAGGCTTACCAGGCCTAGAAAACTAACCTAGAGTCTGCCTGGTGCTATCAAAGGTCTTGATTATGCATAGCCAATCAGGAGACCACCTGATGCTGTCTGAGGGCCCAGCAACAGCCACTGGGGTCCTGATTATAGGTAGCCAATGGGGGACAGCTATGTGATTTCTACAGATCAGAACCCTGATggcagaagttacaaaataattccacactagttcagaattatgtataatagagggttatttatttaggggagacttacagattgtagtaaggagctgcgggctgcattcctgcctggctcccggctgcctgcttagcttatgccccaaaataataatacacaaattgtattcatttaaacactgcttggcccattagtttctaccctccttactggctagctctcacattttgattaacccatttctaataatctgtgtagcaacatgaggtggtgtcttaccgggaaggattttcagcatgtctgacctggtggctggcttcatggcgactgtctcaggtcggagattcatggcgactgcctaacttcccttcttcccagccttctgttctgtctaccccacccacctaagggctggcatatcaaatgggccaaggcagtttctttattaaccaatgaaatcaactcaaacagaagactctcccacatcaacagatcactgtcctagatcacagtcctctgcatgaatggggaacaggaacagaatctaGCAGCCGGAagcaagagccagaagcaagagaatgaGTGCAGgatttacagctgcatttattatataaaaaaccACGCCCATGTGagctgatatcttaaaggctattgcctGAAGAAGCTGAAGGAactcccacagcacctcctcccccttttgtttaaataagagagttccaaacccaatacaaaactatatacactaggaacgtatatcaagtataagattagaattacagccgggcggtggtggcgcacgcctttaatcccagcactcgggaggcagaggcaggcggatctctgagttcgaggccagcctggtctacaagagctagttccaggacaggctctagaaactacagggaaaccctgtctcgaaaaaaccaaaaaaaaaaaaaaagattagaattacaaccagcataaataatattaGGCAACgaacacatgctaaatgttttaataaacattctatcccaaggagtctaagtcttgttttggaaatggcttggctagatcaaaAGACAACTATGAAGTTAACTATGACTCTCTAAGCTTCGACCCCATTGAAGaactgagaagggagataaatattacttgaataggcaggaagtacaattaAGCAGCTTCAAatatgtgcagtagatgacagagacaaccggCTGCCtgagcagtcacccaaagtctcatttgcaatgttggagcaaccaactttagctaaggcctagagtaactgacagaccattttcagaggcaggaaatttttcaaaactgtcttactgtcttggcaagatttggcagtctttttcttgtatcctggtTGTCCAGTCTGGATATCGTGCACTTTGTCAGTGGATGAGGCAtggcagtttcttgtccaaagtccagttgtgccaagaagaagacaaactccaagtggggtgtctttggtgctcaacactctctcgggaatagatgggtgctgccaggagcgATTGTGTCTCACGTCAACAGCTCCCACAGCAGAACACCTTGTTGCTGGGGGGTTTATAAAGTTCTTCCTCAGCTAAATAAATTAGTCTGCCTTTTCACTGAACTCCAGGCATCTGACATT
Proteins encoded in this window:
- the LOC119823958 gene encoding H-2 class II histocompatibility antigen, I-E beta chain — its product is MMGLWIPRGPWVAAVVLTLMMLNPPVALVRDPRPRFLEQVKFECHFYNGTQRVRYLARVIYNREEYARFDSDVGEFRAVTELGRRSAEYWNSQKELLEQKRAAVDTYCRHNYGVGESFTVQRRVEPQVTVYPTKTQPLEHHNLLVCSVSGFYPGNIEVRWFRNGQEEKAGVVSTGLIQNGDWTFQTLVMLETVPQSGEVYTCHVEHPSLTSPATVEWRAQSTSAQNKMLSGVGGFVLGLLFLGLGLFIYFRNQKGQSGLQPTGLLS